The following proteins come from a genomic window of Bradyrhizobium paxllaeri:
- a CDS encoding type II 3-dehydroquinate dehydratase, with the protein MRIMILNGPNLNMLGIREPHIYGSTTLDAIKASCEEFAAFAGAVLAFHQSNHEGVLVDLIQSARTSADALIINPAAYSFTSIAMFDAMKIFEGPIYEVHISNIHARDELHRHSKLSAAVKGVIAGLGPYGYIVAMQAALQGAGKLPAALPAAVRVGPK; encoded by the coding sequence ATGCGCATCATGATCCTCAATGGTCCTAACCTCAACATGCTCGGCATCCGCGAGCCGCACATCTACGGCTCGACCACGCTCGACGCCATCAAGGCCTCCTGCGAGGAGTTCGCCGCCTTTGCCGGCGCGGTGCTGGCGTTCCACCAGTCCAACCATGAGGGCGTGCTGGTCGACCTGATCCAGTCCGCGCGGACCTCAGCGGACGCCCTCATCATCAACCCCGCCGCCTATTCCTTCACCTCGATTGCGATGTTCGACGCCATGAAGATCTTCGAAGGTCCGATCTACGAGGTGCATATTTCGAACATCCATGCCCGCGACGAGCTGCACCGGCACTCCAAGCTCTCGGCCGCGGTCAAGGGCGTGATCGCCGGCCTCGGCCCCTACGGCTACATCGTCGCGATGCAGGCCGCGCTGCAGGGCGCCGGCAAGCTGCCCGCGGCCCTCCCGGCCGCCGTGCGCGTCGGACCGAAGTAA
- a CDS encoding O-antigen ligase family protein, translating into MVSSLLSIMASARRDPFARMLNVDLIAVVVAALLPWSTSGVSIGMVVWLAALATRLELRPFLRSLQRPISALPIALVALAVAGTLWSDASWGARLYALSPATKLLLLPFLFYHFERSTRGMWVFIAFLASCTLLTAASWLVAIYPSLSLKAPGEAGGHGIFVKNYIAQSQEFVLCTVVLAFPIVTLLRDGKIRQALLLTALATNFFLNMTFVVVSRTALVTLPVMLAAFAMAHLRWRTNVLLFVAAVMLGALAWTLSPQLQATTDKFSRDYRIYKEFNQPTSIGLRLEFWEKSLRFFAEAPVIGHGTGSTRGLFEAAATGPAVLAQGAVIGNPHNQTLNVAVQWGAVGVVILYAIWFSHFALFRGHGLAAWIGLMVVLQNMFSSLFNSHLFDFHEGWMYVLGVGVAGGMVLQARSRGEAGEPSKIVRP; encoded by the coding sequence ATGGTGTCTTCATTGTTGTCGATCATGGCATCTGCCCGGCGCGATCCGTTCGCGCGCATGCTGAACGTTGACCTCATCGCGGTCGTGGTGGCGGCGCTGCTGCCGTGGTCGACCAGCGGGGTGAGCATCGGCATGGTGGTCTGGCTGGCTGCACTGGCCACAAGGCTCGAATTGCGTCCGTTCTTGCGCTCGCTGCAACGGCCGATCAGCGCGCTGCCGATTGCGCTCGTTGCGCTTGCCGTCGCGGGAACATTGTGGTCGGACGCGTCCTGGGGGGCGCGCCTCTATGCCCTGAGTCCCGCGACGAAGCTACTGCTTCTGCCGTTCCTATTCTATCACTTCGAGCGGTCGACGCGGGGCATGTGGGTATTCATTGCATTCCTGGCGTCCTGCACGCTGCTAACGGCCGCCTCCTGGCTCGTCGCGATTTATCCCAGCCTCTCGCTGAAGGCTCCCGGCGAGGCGGGGGGGCACGGCATCTTCGTCAAGAACTATATCGCCCAGAGCCAGGAATTCGTGCTGTGCACTGTGGTGCTCGCTTTCCCCATCGTTACGTTGCTGCGCGATGGGAAAATCAGGCAGGCACTGTTGCTGACGGCTTTGGCGACGAATTTTTTCCTTAACATGACGTTCGTTGTGGTGTCGCGCACCGCGCTGGTCACGCTGCCGGTGATGCTCGCCGCATTCGCGATGGCGCATTTGAGATGGCGAACCAACGTGCTCCTGTTCGTTGCCGCCGTCATGCTCGGCGCGCTGGCCTGGACCTTATCGCCGCAATTGCAGGCGACCACGGATAAGTTCTCGCGGGATTACCGCATCTATAAGGAATTCAATCAGCCGACGTCGATCGGGCTGCGGCTCGAATTCTGGGAGAAGTCGTTGCGGTTCTTCGCCGAGGCGCCCGTGATCGGCCATGGCACGGGATCGACACGAGGGTTGTTCGAAGCGGCCGCGACCGGGCCTGCGGTGCTGGCGCAGGGCGCGGTGATCGGGAACCCGCATAACCAGACTCTCAACGTCGCGGTCCAGTGGGGTGCTGTCGGGGTGGTGATCCTGTACGCAATCTGGTTTTCGCATTTCGCGCTGTTTCGCGGCCACGGTCTGGCGGCTTGGATTGGTCTGATGGTCGTGCTGCAGAACATGTTCAGTTCGCTGTTCAACTCGCATCTGTTCGATTTTCACGAGGGCTGGATGTATGTGCTCGGCGTTGGAGTGGCCGGCGGTATGGTGCTCCAGGCCAGATCCCGCGGCGAGGCGGGGGAACCTTCCAAAATTGTTCGACCATGA
- the mtnA gene encoding S-methyl-5-thioribose-1-phosphate isomerase yields MNVDGRHFRSIWLEDDGCTVAAIDQRRLPHEFVVARITHAEDATEAIRSMLVRGAPLIGATAAFGVALAMRADASDAALDRAYAMLLAARPTAINLKWALDEMARLLRPLSASERIAAAYRRAVEIADEDVAINQGIGRHGLALIEQIAASKRPGEVVNVLTHCNAGWLATVDWGTATAPIYLAHDRGVKVHVWVDETRPRNQGASLTAWELGHHGVPHTVIPDNTGGHLMQHRMVDLAIVGTDRVAANGDVCNKIGTYLKALAAHDNGVPFYVALPSPTIDFSIDDGLRQIPIEQRSADEVATMSGRTADGRVETVRVVPDGSPVANYAFDVTPARLVTGLITERGLLRPDRAALASAFPERSAGH; encoded by the coding sequence ATGAACGTCGACGGCCGGCATTTTCGCAGTATCTGGCTCGAGGACGACGGCTGCACCGTCGCCGCGATCGATCAGCGCCGGCTGCCGCATGAATTCGTGGTGGCGCGTATCACCCACGCCGAGGACGCGACCGAGGCGATCCGCTCCATGCTGGTGCGGGGGGCTCCGCTGATCGGCGCGACCGCGGCTTTTGGCGTGGCGCTCGCCATGCGCGCCGATGCTTCCGATGCGGCGCTCGACCGCGCCTATGCCATGCTGCTGGCGGCCCGGCCGACCGCGATCAACCTGAAATGGGCGCTCGACGAGATGGCGCGCTTGCTGCGGCCGTTGTCGGCGTCCGAGCGGATTGCCGCGGCCTACCGGCGGGCGGTCGAAATCGCCGACGAGGACGTTGCGATCAACCAGGGGATCGGCCGGCATGGTCTGGCGCTGATCGAGCAGATCGCGGCGAGCAAGCGGCCGGGCGAGGTGGTCAACGTCCTGACGCATTGCAATGCCGGCTGGCTCGCAACGGTCGACTGGGGCACCGCAACAGCGCCGATCTACCTTGCCCATGACCGCGGCGTGAAGGTCCATGTCTGGGTCGACGAGACGCGGCCGCGCAATCAGGGGGCTTCGCTGACCGCATGGGAACTCGGCCACCACGGCGTTCCGCACACGGTGATCCCCGACAACACCGGCGGCCATCTGATGCAGCACCGCATGGTCGATCTGGCGATCGTCGGCACCGACCGGGTGGCGGCCAATGGCGATGTCTGCAACAAGATCGGCACCTATCTGAAGGCGCTGGCCGCGCACGACAACGGCGTGCCGTTCTATGTTGCACTGCCGTCGCCGACCATCGACTTTAGTATCGATGATGGTCTCAGGCAGATCCCGATCGAGCAGCGCAGCGCCGACGAAGTGGCGACGATGTCCGGCCGCACCGCCGACGGCCGTGTCGAGACGGTGCGGGTAGTTCCCGACGGGTCGCCGGTGGCCAACTATGCCTTCGACGTCACGCCGGCGCGGCTGGTCACGGGACTGATCACCGAGCGTGGCCTGCTGCGGCCCGATCGTGCTGCACTTGCGAGCGCATTCCCGGAGCGCAGCGCCGGACATTGA
- a CDS encoding class II aldolase/adducin family protein codes for MPTTKDRDKRQSIIDACLRMNTLGINQGTSGNISLRHGDGMLITPTSTPYEAMKPDQIVYMHLDGNHDPSQRPSSEWRFHRDILKARPEVQAIVHAHPPYSTMLAIMGMEIPPVHYMVAVAGGDTIRCAPYATFGTQELSEHAVKALEGRLACLLEHHGMIAVGPSLSKAMWLAVEVETLARQYHGCLQIGTPPLLSKEEIEKVRLRMAGYGHAEE; via the coding sequence ATGCCGACCACCAAGGACCGGGACAAACGCCAATCCATCATCGATGCCTGCCTGCGCATGAATACGCTCGGCATCAACCAGGGGACGTCAGGCAATATCAGCCTGCGCCATGGCGATGGCATGCTGATCACGCCCACCAGCACGCCCTACGAGGCGATGAAGCCCGACCAGATCGTCTACATGCATCTCGACGGCAACCACGATCCCTCGCAGCGGCCGTCGAGCGAATGGCGCTTTCACCGCGACATCCTCAAGGCCCGTCCGGAGGTGCAGGCGATCGTCCACGCCCATCCGCCCTATTCGACCATGCTGGCGATCATGGGCATGGAGATCCCCCCGGTGCACTACATGGTCGCCGTCGCCGGCGGCGACACCATCCGCTGCGCGCCCTATGCGACCTTCGGCACCCAGGAGCTGTCGGAACATGCCGTAAAGGCGCTGGAGGGACGGCTGGCCTGCCTGCTCGAGCATCACGGCATGATCGCGGTCGGGCCTTCGCTGTCGAAGGCAATGTGGCTGGCGGTCGAGGTCGAGACGCTGGCGCGGCAATATCACGGCTGCCTGCAGATCGGCACGCCGCCCTTGCTCTCAAAGGAGGAAATCGAAAAGGTCCGCCTCCGCATGGCCGGATACGGCCACGCGGAGGAGTAA
- a CDS encoding CaiB/BaiF CoA transferase family protein — MPSPRASQALSRFTVLDLTRVRSGPTCVRQLADWGANVIKIDALLEDGGGEQPGGPRQGSDFQNLHRNKRAMTLNLKDPRGLEVFKRLAGQADVVVENFRPDVKAKLGIDYESLRQINPRLVYGSISGFGQDGPYHKRPGFDQIAQGMGGLMSITGAPGEGPMRVGIPVADLTAGLFCALGILTALLERDVSGEGQWVQTSLLQAQIFMLDFQASRWLMEKDVARQAGNNHPTSIPTGVFKTSDGYINIATTGGRIWERCAQAIGAPELITNPDYATAPARSKNRDALNAAIGKLTEKKSTETWVRELNEAGVPCGPIYSIDQMFDDAQVRHLGIAQHVPNDENRHIQLVGQPVSLSRTPSTMAARPPEFGEQTEEVLAEFGFAKDEIAELRQRKVV; from the coding sequence ATGCCCTCCCCCCGCGCTTCACAGGCCCTTTCCCGGTTCACCGTGCTCGATCTGACCCGCGTTCGCTCCGGGCCGACCTGTGTTCGGCAGCTGGCGGACTGGGGCGCCAACGTCATCAAGATCGACGCGTTGCTGGAGGACGGCGGCGGCGAGCAGCCGGGCGGCCCGCGCCAGGGCTCGGACTTCCAGAATTTGCACCGCAACAAGCGGGCCATGACGCTGAATTTGAAGGATCCCAGGGGTCTGGAAGTGTTCAAGCGCCTCGCGGGGCAGGCCGACGTGGTGGTCGAGAACTTCCGTCCCGACGTGAAGGCCAAGCTCGGCATCGACTATGAGAGCCTGCGCCAGATCAATCCGCGCCTCGTCTATGGCAGCATCTCCGGCTTCGGCCAGGACGGCCCCTATCACAAGCGGCCGGGCTTCGATCAGATCGCGCAGGGCATGGGCGGGCTGATGTCGATCACCGGCGCCCCCGGCGAGGGCCCGATGCGGGTCGGCATTCCCGTCGCTGACCTCACTGCCGGGCTGTTCTGCGCGCTCGGCATCCTCACGGCACTGCTGGAGCGCGACGTCTCCGGCGAGGGCCAGTGGGTGCAGACCTCGCTGCTGCAGGCGCAGATCTTCATGCTGGATTTCCAGGCCTCGCGCTGGCTGATGGAAAAGGACGTCGCCAGGCAGGCCGGCAACAACCATCCGACCTCGATCCCGACCGGCGTCTTCAAGACCTCCGACGGTTACATCAACATCGCCACCACGGGTGGGCGGATCTGGGAGCGCTGCGCGCAGGCGATCGGCGCGCCTGAGCTGATCACCAATCCCGATTACGCCACCGCGCCCGCGCGCTCGAAGAACCGCGACGCGCTCAATGCCGCGATCGGCAAGCTCACCGAGAAGAAATCGACCGAAACCTGGGTCAGGGAATTGAACGAGGCCGGCGTGCCCTGCGGCCCGATCTATTCAATCGACCAGATGTTCGACGATGCCCAGGTCAGGCATCTCGGCATCGCCCAGCACGTGCCCAACGACGAGAATCGCCACATCCAGCTCGTCGGCCAGCCGGTATCGCTGTCGCGCACGCCAAGCACGATGGCCGCGCGGCCGCCGGAATTCGGCGAACAGACCGAGGAAGTGCTGGCCGAGTTCGGCTTCGCAAAGGACGAGATCGCTGAGTTGCGGCAGCGCAAGGTGGTGTGA
- a CDS encoding recombinase family protein, with protein sequence MVNALVIRRNTQLAKAQKALRAAQYVRMSTELQRYSIQNQAAAIAAYAQQRNLTIVRTYVDEGRSGLRINGRSGLIELIEDVQSGNADFDHILVYDVSRWGRFQDVDESAHYEFVCKRNGIKVAYCAEQFDNDGSLLSSIVKNIKRVMAAEYSRELGVKVHAGHCRIAGLGYRVGGPLTFGLYREMVDEKKRSKGKLAKGECKALKTDRVRLRLGSDEEVAVVRWIFHQFVIERKTNVEIARQLNFASIANQHGRPWTDIMIQAILKNENYVGNLVYNRTSRRLGQKLINNPHQSWIRSTGAVDPIIEQDLFARAQKIMSDRYMVLPEDEMLRRLRLTLARKGKL encoded by the coding sequence ATGGTCAATGCGCTCGTCATCCGCCGCAATACGCAGCTGGCAAAAGCCCAGAAGGCGCTTCGTGCGGCACAGTATGTGCGAATGTCGACCGAACTCCAGCGGTATTCGATTCAGAATCAGGCGGCTGCCATTGCGGCGTACGCGCAGCAACGCAACCTCACTATTGTTCGGACTTATGTCGACGAAGGACGCAGTGGTCTAAGGATCAACGGACGATCGGGCCTGATCGAGTTAATCGAGGATGTTCAATCCGGAAACGCGGACTTCGACCACATCTTAGTCTACGACGTCAGTCGATGGGGACGCTTCCAGGATGTCGACGAGAGCGCGCATTACGAGTTTGTCTGCAAGCGAAACGGCATCAAGGTTGCCTATTGCGCTGAGCAGTTCGACAATGACGGAAGCCTTCTGTCGAGCATCGTCAAGAACATCAAGCGCGTGATGGCGGCTGAGTATAGCCGCGAACTTGGCGTGAAGGTGCACGCCGGTCACTGCCGGATAGCAGGGTTAGGCTATCGAGTGGGTGGCCCGCTCACGTTCGGGCTGTACAGGGAGATGGTGGACGAGAAAAAACGTTCGAAAGGCAAGTTGGCGAAGGGGGAGTGTAAGGCACTGAAAACCGATCGCGTGCGGCTTCGGCTCGGGTCTGACGAAGAGGTCGCAGTCGTCAGATGGATATTCCACCAGTTTGTTATCGAGCGAAAAACGAACGTCGAAATTGCACGACAGCTCAATTTTGCGAGCATCGCCAATCAGCATGGCCGTCCGTGGACCGACATCATGATCCAAGCTATTCTCAAGAACGAGAACTATGTTGGAAATCTAGTCTACAATCGCACCTCCCGCCGCCTTGGGCAAAAGTTGATAAACAACCCTCATCAATCTTGGATTCGGAGTACGGGGGCGGTGGACCCGATAATTGAACAAGACCTCTTCGCTCGTGCCCAGAAAATTATGTCCGACCGGTACATGGTTCTCCCTGAGGACGAGATGTTGCGGCGGCTACGGCTCACGCTTGCTCGCAAGGGAAAGCTTTAG
- a CDS encoding radical SAM protein, whose amino-acid sequence MSADDSDSTAFRDQPITQLLVKVATRCNIDCSYCYWFRDAAVYDKPKLMSSRVLHQLFQRIEQHVARHSLVDFPTVLHGGEPLLWGVENFHRFAEACEDISSRTGCEIPIAVTTNGVLIDDEWLDCFETRNISVAISLDGPEHIHDIHRRTFQGTGTHAAVERAARMLVSRDIGVMALAVCNPAYPPAEYVEFFAKCGISSYDIMIPDATVDEKPASIASFYNGLFDLWLAANRSAPTTSIRIVSDMITALLGNNSPTEGVGHKPVELCTVMTDGTVEAHDVLRIAGDGFTQTRFNIFDHAIDDVRNEPRWQAARDASIYLCEKCRACKFMNACGGGYLPHRFSRNNGYDNPSVYCDDLYSMFENMQSILESQLYVSKPGGERINVRGTLPGTELERELMPSAPAHDS is encoded by the coding sequence ATGTCGGCTGACGATTCAGATTCCACTGCCTTTCGGGACCAGCCGATCACCCAGTTGCTGGTCAAGGTAGCAACGAGGTGCAACATTGATTGCTCCTATTGCTATTGGTTCCGCGACGCCGCTGTCTACGACAAGCCAAAGCTGATGAGCAGCCGCGTGTTGCATCAATTATTTCAGCGCATCGAACAGCATGTCGCGAGACACTCCCTTGTCGATTTTCCCACCGTTCTGCACGGCGGTGAGCCCTTGCTGTGGGGCGTTGAGAATTTCCACCGTTTTGCCGAAGCCTGTGAAGACATTTCATCACGAACAGGCTGCGAAATACCGATCGCGGTTACAACGAATGGCGTGCTGATCGATGATGAATGGCTGGACTGCTTCGAGACGCGCAACATCTCGGTTGCGATCAGCCTTGATGGACCAGAACATATTCACGACATTCACCGCCGCACGTTTCAAGGCACGGGCACCCACGCCGCCGTGGAACGCGCTGCCCGCATGCTGGTATCGCGCGACATTGGCGTCATGGCATTGGCCGTCTGCAATCCCGCCTACCCGCCGGCAGAGTATGTCGAGTTCTTCGCGAAGTGCGGGATTTCAAGCTATGACATCATGATTCCCGATGCGACGGTGGATGAGAAGCCCGCATCCATCGCCTCGTTCTATAATGGCCTGTTCGACCTGTGGCTGGCGGCCAATCGCAGCGCGCCGACAACCAGTATCCGGATCGTTTCCGACATGATCACCGCCCTGCTCGGCAACAATTCGCCCACCGAGGGCGTCGGGCACAAGCCGGTCGAACTTTGCACCGTCATGACCGATGGCACCGTGGAGGCCCACGACGTGTTGCGGATCGCGGGCGACGGATTCACCCAGACCAGGTTCAACATCTTCGATCATGCCATCGATGACGTCAGGAACGAGCCTCGCTGGCAAGCCGCGCGCGATGCTTCAATCTATCTTTGCGAAAAGTGCCGAGCGTGCAAGTTCATGAACGCCTGCGGCGGCGGCTATCTTCCGCATCGTTTTTCCAGGAACAATGGTTACGACAATCCGTCGGTCTATTGCGACGACCTCTATTCGATGTTCGAGAACATGCAATCCATATTGGAGAGCCAACTTTACGTCAGCAAGCCAGGCGGGGAGCGCATCAACGTGCGAGGCACGCTGCCGGGCACCGAGTTAGAACGTGAACTCATGCCATCGGCTCCGGCACACGATTCATAG
- a CDS encoding S-methyl-5'-thioadenosine phosphorylase, which produces MTRAVLGIIGGSGIYDLPGLEDVREEIIQSPWGEPSAPLTRGVIEGLPIVFLPRHGKGHVLSPSDINYRANIDVLKRAGVTDLVSLSACGSFKEELAPGTFVLVDQFVDRTYKRETSFFGKGCVAHVSMAHPVSPRLHVHLVAAAKAEGIAPVQGGTYVCMEGPQFSSLAESMTYKAQGYAVIGMTNMPEAKLAREAEICYASVAMVTDYDCWHPHHDAVTVQDIIRVLNSNAGKAKVLVARLARDFPREHEPCPIGSDKALDTALITAPEARDAKLLAKLDAVAGRVLRS; this is translated from the coding sequence ATGACGCGCGCCGTGCTTGGCATCATCGGCGGATCCGGCATCTACGACCTGCCGGGATTGGAGGACGTCCGCGAGGAGATCATCCAAAGCCCTTGGGGCGAGCCGTCCGCGCCATTGACACGCGGTGTCATCGAAGGCCTGCCGATCGTGTTCCTGCCAAGGCACGGCAAGGGACACGTGCTGTCGCCCTCCGACATCAACTACCGCGCCAATATCGATGTGCTGAAGCGGGCAGGGGTCACCGACCTGGTTTCGCTCTCGGCCTGCGGCTCGTTCAAGGAGGAGCTGGCGCCCGGCACCTTCGTGCTGGTCGATCAGTTCGTCGACCGCACCTATAAGCGCGAGACTTCGTTCTTCGGCAAGGGCTGCGTCGCCCACGTCTCGATGGCCCATCCGGTGTCGCCGCGGCTGCACGTGCATCTCGTGGCCGCAGCCAAGGCCGAAGGCATCGCGCCGGTGCAGGGCGGTACCTATGTCTGCATGGAGGGCCCGCAGTTCTCCAGCCTCGCCGAGAGCATGACCTACAAGGCGCAGGGCTATGCCGTGATCGGCATGACCAACATGCCCGAGGCCAAGCTCGCCCGTGAGGCCGAGATCTGCTACGCCAGCGTGGCGATGGTCACCGATTACGATTGCTGGCATCCGCATCATGACGCCGTCACCGTGCAGGACATCATTCGCGTGTTGAACTCGAATGCCGGCAAGGCCAAGGTGCTGGTTGCCCGTCTCGCCAGGGATTTTCCGCGTGAGCATGAACCCTGTCCTATCGGTTCGGACAAGGCGCTCGACACCGCCTTGATCACGGCGCCGGAAGCGCGCGATGCTAAGCTGCTCGCCAAGCTCGATGCGGTCGCGGGCAGGGTGCTCCGGTCGTGA
- a CDS encoding tripartite tricarboxylate transporter permease — MEAIGLLMHGFAVLLTWKTLLLMMTGLVLGIFVGVLPGLGGPNGVAILLPLTFTMDPTSAIVMLSCIYWGALFGGAITSILFNIPGEAWSVATTFDGYPMAQQGRAAEALTAAFTSSFIGSLVAVMLITFLAPMISSFALKFGPPEFFAVYLLTFCSFVGLGREAKHKTVISMSLGLLLAGIGMDTVSGQLRMTFGSAELLRGVNFLVAVIGLFGISEILLTMEERLALRGHAAGISLRVVLSVWKDLPKYWVTLFRSSFIGCWLGITPGGAIAASFMGYNLAKRFSKDQDSFGKGRIEGVFAPETAAHASGTAALLPMLALGIPGSGTAAILLGGLMVWGLNPGPLLFVEHKDFVWGLIASMYLGNVVGLVLVLTTVPIFASILRVPFAAVAPMIVVSCAIGAFAIQNAMFDIWLMLGFGVVGYVFKKIGIPLAPFTLALVLGNRAEDAFRLSMIGSGGDLKVFWSNGLVGSITTLAIVLLFWPVIDRAFSGVSRMLRPAKA; from the coding sequence ATGGAAGCCATCGGCCTCTTGATGCACGGTTTTGCCGTGCTGCTGACCTGGAAGACGCTGCTGCTGATGATGACCGGGCTGGTGCTCGGCATTTTCGTCGGCGTGCTGCCGGGCCTCGGCGGCCCCAACGGCGTCGCGATCCTGTTGCCGCTGACGTTCACGATGGACCCGACCTCGGCGATCGTGATGCTGTCCTGCATCTATTGGGGCGCGCTGTTCGGCGGCGCCATCACCTCGATCCTGTTCAACATCCCCGGCGAAGCCTGGTCGGTCGCGACCACCTTCGACGGCTATCCGATGGCGCAACAGGGGAGGGCGGCGGAAGCGTTAACTGCCGCCTTCACCTCGTCCTTCATCGGCTCGTTGGTCGCGGTGATGCTGATCACCTTCCTGGCGCCGATGATCTCTTCCTTCGCGCTGAAATTCGGACCACCGGAGTTCTTCGCGGTCTATCTGCTCACCTTCTGCTCCTTTGTCGGCCTCGGCCGCGAGGCCAAGCACAAGACCGTCATTTCAATGTCGCTCGGCCTGCTGCTCGCCGGCATCGGCATGGATACCGTTTCCGGCCAGTTGCGCATGACGTTCGGCTCGGCCGAACTGCTGCGCGGCGTCAACTTTCTCGTGGCCGTCATCGGCCTGTTCGGCATCAGCGAGATCCTGCTCACGATGGAGGAGCGGCTCGCGTTGCGCGGCCATGCTGCCGGCATCTCCCTGCGCGTGGTGCTTTCGGTGTGGAAGGATCTGCCGAAATACTGGGTGACGTTGTTTCGTTCGTCCTTCATCGGCTGCTGGCTCGGCATCACGCCGGGCGGCGCGATCGCCGCGTCCTTCATGGGCTACAACCTCGCCAAGCGCTTTTCCAAGGACCAGGACAGCTTTGGCAAGGGCCGCATCGAGGGCGTGTTCGCGCCGGAAACGGCCGCGCACGCCTCCGGCACCGCGGCGCTGCTGCCGATGCTCGCGCTCGGCATTCCCGGCTCCGGCACCGCCGCGATCCTGCTCGGCGGCCTGATGGTGTGGGGCCTTAATCCGGGGCCGTTGCTGTTCGTCGAGCACAAGGATTTCGTCTGGGGCCTGATCGCGTCGATGTATCTCGGCAATGTCGTCGGCCTCGTGCTGGTGCTGACGACGGTGCCGATCTTCGCTTCCATCCTGCGCGTGCCGTTCGCCGCGGTGGCGCCGATGATCGTGGTGTCCTGCGCGATCGGCGCCTTCGCGATCCAGAACGCGATGTTCGACATCTGGCTGATGCTGGGCTTTGGCGTCGTCGGCTACGTCTTCAAGAAGATCGGCATTCCCTTGGCGCCGTTCACGTTGGCGCTGGTGCTCGGCAACCGCGCCGAGGACGCGTTCCGCCTGTCGATGATCGGCTCGGGCGGCGATCTGAAGGTGTTCTGGTCGAACGGCCTCGTCGGGTCGATCACCACGCTGGCGATCGTGCTGCTGTTCTGGCCGGTGATCGATAGGGCCTTCAGCGGCGTCTCGCGCATGCTGCGGCCGGCGAAGGCGTAG
- a CDS encoding tripartite tricarboxylate transporter TctB family protein, with protein MSNTDIEIVVEDPTAPEANSPQVVSVRVVDVVVSLLLLALAITLGLDNWRAGAGWESTGPQPGYFPFYLSIILGGASLYGLVAAFLSRTEATETFVTRAQLRRVMAVFVPTVLFCLATQYLGLYVASFLLISGFMRLVGKIALWKSLLTAFIFTAAMFVTFDVAFDVIMPKGPLEAALGR; from the coding sequence ATGTCCAATACCGACATCGAAATCGTCGTCGAGGATCCGACCGCGCCGGAGGCCAACTCGCCTCAGGTCGTCAGCGTTCGCGTCGTCGACGTGGTCGTCTCGCTGCTGTTGCTCGCCCTCGCAATCACGCTCGGTCTCGATAACTGGCGCGCTGGAGCCGGCTGGGAATCCACCGGGCCACAGCCCGGCTATTTCCCGTTCTACCTCTCGATCATCCTCGGTGGCGCCAGTCTCTACGGGCTGGTCGCCGCGTTCCTGTCGCGCACGGAGGCCACTGAAACCTTCGTGACGCGGGCGCAGCTTCGCCGCGTGATGGCGGTATTCGTGCCAACGGTTCTGTTCTGCCTCGCCACGCAGTACCTCGGGCTCTATGTCGCGAGCTTCCTCCTGATCTCCGGTTTCATGCGCCTGGTCGGCAAGATCGCGCTGTGGAAGTCGCTGCTCACCGCCTTCATCTTCACCGCCGCGATGTTCGTGACCTTCGACGTCGCCTTCGATGTCATCATGCCAAAGGGCCCGCTCGAAGCGGCGCTCGGCCGCTAA